A window of Apium graveolens cultivar Ventura chromosome 8, ASM990537v1, whole genome shotgun sequence contains these coding sequences:
- the LOC141678659 gene encoding putative peroxidase 61 has product MMRRGGFVYISILGVALIIMLSLDIVTVPVEAATGLLPPADPPLVRHYYKKLNTCANVESFVQFQVKRFWDNNPAIAPKLLKLLYTDCMVTGCDASILLDGPQSEKTAPQNSGVGPGVYVVIDIIKRVLEARCPRAVSCADILHLATRDALRLSGAPSYPVLLGRRDGFESNSASVNLPSPSISWQAALEFFKSKGLDVQDMSTLLGGHTMGSTHCSYILDRLYNFNKTGKPDPTMNKSLLKDLQKTCPLINKKRQSQQLVFLNPDNAKNYRFNNTYYKRVLANKSLLGVDQQLLYGSDTNELTDQYANYFEDFRRGFALSITRMGGIQVLTGKKGEIRRNCRVRNKS; this is encoded by the exons ATGATGAGGAGAGGAGGGTTTGTGTATATCTCTATTTTAGGAGTTGCATTGATCATCATGTTGAGCTTGGATATAGTTACTGTTCCAGTGGAGGCAGCGACGGGGCTGCTTCCCCCAGCAGATCCACCATTGGTGAGGCACTACTACAAAAAACTTAATACCTGTGCAAACGTGGAGTCGTTTGTGCAATTCCAAGTCAAGAGATTCTGGGATAACAATCCTGCTATCGCTCCTAAGCTCCTTAAGCTCCTCTACACTGATTGCATGGTCACT GGGTGTGATGCATCCATTCTCTTAGATGGCCCCCAGTCAGAGAAAACAGCACCACAAAACTCAGGGGTTGGTCCCGGAGTATACGTGGTCATCGACATCATCAAGAGAGTGTTGGAGGCACGTTGTCCCCGTGCAGTTTCATGTGCAGATATTCTCCATCTTGCAACTAGAGATGCTCTGCGTTTG TCAGGTGCACCGTCTTACCCTGTTCTGTTGGGAAGAAGAGATGGATTCGAATCAAATTCAGCTTCGGTAAACCTTCCTTCACCCTCCATTTCCTGGCAAGCAGCTCTTGAATTTTTCAAATCCAAGGGACTAGATGTTCAAGACATGTCTACACTTTTGG GAGGGCACACAATGGGCAGCACACATTGCTCCTACATTCTTGATCGTCTCTATAACTTCAACAAAACAGGAAAACCAGATCCAACAATGAATAAATCTCTACTAAAAGATTTACAAAAGACATGCCCGTTGATCAATAAAAAGAGACAAAGCCAGCAGCTCGTGTTTCTTAATCCAGACAATGCCAAAAACTACAGATTCAACAATACATACTACAAAAGAGTGCTAGCAAATAAATCTCTTCTTGGAGTTGATCAGCAGCTGCTCTACGGCAGTGACACTAATGAATTGACAGACCAATATGCAAATTATTTTGAGGACTTTCGGAGGGGTTTTGCTTTATCAATAACACGAATGGGAGGCATTCAAGTGTTGACAGGAAAAAAGGGAGAAATACGCAGAAACTGTCGAGTCAGAAACAAGTCATAG